Genomic DNA from Bacteroidota bacterium:
CAGTTCTCATTGCTTCAGCAATTATACTTGCATCATTTACCACCACCGACGGTTATAAGATAGGCGACAAAGTCATCGATTTTAAATTGAAGAATATCGATAGTAAGATGGTGTCATTGGCTGATTATAAAGATGCTAAAGGAATAATAGTGGTATTTACATGCAATCATTGCCCGTTTGCAAAAAAGTATGAGAGCCGTATTATGGCCCTGGATAGTAAGTACAAAAGCAAAGGGTTTCCGCTGATCGCCATCAGTCCGAATGATCCGGCAGTTGTAGCTGAGGACAGTTTTGAGAACATGCAGAAGCTTGCTGTTGAAAAGAAGTACGCATTCCCTTACCTGTTTGACGAAACCCAGCTAACGGCTAAAGCTTACGGAGCTACTAAAACACCACATGTGTTTATCCTGCAAAAAGAAAAATCGGAATACGTGGTTAAGTACATTGGTGCGATCGATGACAATTCAGATGATGAAGCAGGGGTGAAAGAAAAATATGTTGAAAGTGCTATAGATAATATTCTCGCTGGCAAGTCTGTTAACCCAGGTATGACAAAGGCTATAGGTTGTTCCATTAAATGGAAGAAATCATAATCAGCGGTATTTTCATGGTACGGTGAGGTTCATATTCACACTACATCCATTTTTGTCTTTAATGTTTATATTATAAGTACCCGGGCACAATGCATTGTTATACCTGTTGGTATATCCATCCGACCAGGTGTAAATATAAGGGCTTGTTCCTCCTGTAGCATTTACCATAATCCATTGTTTGCAGCCGCAGCTTGAACAATTTGCAGCACCTTTGATGAATTGGCCTGTTAATGTGCAGGGATTACAGCTTGTTCCGGTTATCACAAATGTTGCTGTTTGCGATTGATCACAGCTGCTTGTTGCGGTAACAGTATAAGTTCCGGGACAAAGGCCGGAAATAGTGTTGCTATTGTTTGTTGTGTTTAATGTAGCACTTCCATTGCTCCATACATAACTGTAATTGCCAAGGGCGCAGGAGAAGTTAATAGTTGCACTTCCATTGCAGGGACTGCAAGCGGTGGCATTGATCTGCGATTGTGAAAATGAACGCGGCGGCACATAGCGCCACAGATCATTCCAACTGCTAAAGCTTGATCCCATTCCCGCAAAGACCCATAGGTTCCCGGAATTATCCGCCCACATTGTTCCTCCGTATCTTCCTCCTGGTTTATTGGCCGGATTTGAAACTGTAATTGCGCCAAATACTGCTGGTGCAGGCGGTACGGT
This window encodes:
- a CDS encoding thioredoxin family protein; its protein translation is MKKITTVLIASAIILASFTTTDGYKIGDKVIDFKLKNIDSKMVSLADYKDAKGIIVVFTCNHCPFAKKYESRIMALDSKYKSKGFPLIAISPNDPAVVAEDSFENMQKLAVEKKYAFPYLFDETQLTAKAYGATKTPHVFILQKEKSEYVVKYIGAIDDNSDDEAGVKEKYVESAIDNILAGKSVNPGMTKAIGCSIKWKKS